A window of the Thalassospira sp. TSL5-1 genome harbors these coding sequences:
- a CDS encoding lipopolysaccharide assembly protein LapB — translation MRFGLTRLLLAVAVATAGMVVAVQTVPVAYAQSASPVIIRSGNHDGYGRIVVQWDRKTDYTAEIIGNQLVVRFNQPLVASLSGVVDPISDYVSDAFFDPDGRTVAFVLRDDFDVRAFNVGNNVVLDILDKKDPEPAPQPAANPAPTPTNPAPAESPTANTPPAPAGNRAGATGGNLPTPVPKPSQPAQSSQPVQTTPATPAQPAPQPAQSAPAPATPDASGQNVPGLEIRVGRHPTFYRLVFDWPKNVNYSVSGTDGQNNIVFDSPAKIDDVATSRRLPRGVTLTQTGTTPLSVQIATDPARSLRHFRSGTKVVVDIMGVNGSPQGDETPPSARRAPSAGNNTTSQPITPPNAPPAGSASATSSAGTSKPAENGADGSAAANSNTNEPRKLGPSASGTATSGAPESASAEGQAPAVESIGKIQVGVTQDAAKLELTFPFGRPTGAAIWDRAGFLWLAFDTRAELDLSRVRREANAVIGVIEQLDSPQGTLVRMTIPEGVGLITRQDELGGWVVTMEAGQLQPVERLGPTIELDNDTKARLAVPLTGIHGTMTVQDPEVGDTLRVVPTTQPGYGIESALHYPEFDVLPSFQGVVVAPVNNRVQVSHRAGTANQGQINDPSAPATRGEAVVVTADDGLNISPEGARLLASATGVRARTGDADEGRIFDLDKWRRGGLDNYNQALPALLREVVNSGDEHRNKARLDIARYYVANGLGPEANAMIEMMEHDDPLIGQKSEFRALKGAAKFLNGQYEEADRLLNDPRFGDLTEVKLWRAVNNAARGRPNEGARDLMDSIHLLDKYPPELLMRLGPIAAEQALLVRNPKAGMEVIRKVLETPEAPKNKILDVEYLKGLFEQEAGQFDEAIATWDKVANGDNRKARAHAIFDRTELLMKLKRLTVEDAIAQLEKLRFAWRGDDFELAVLRRLGNLQIEAKHYRDGLKTLRQAAIFFPDSPSTPSITEKMHKTFEDLYLGDDINNISAIKAVALYDEFRELTPAGDKGDELIRRLADRMVSVELFGRAEDLLLHQIDFRLTGHEKARVAARLALVYLLDNKPKQALDVLDSSDSPELGDDLVRQRLHLRARALLDTDQGEEAMKLLADDMSDEAEFLRIEYYRKQKNYGAMADSFQRLVGSDPANIVDGFSDQRAQYVLNWAINLAMAGRERELDMVKRRYGGLMSQGPYAKGFDLITSAPTRGLIDYRSIGNEIKEVEDFKGFLGNYRDQLEKTQLSAIN, via the coding sequence ATGCGATTTGGGTTAACGCGACTGTTGCTGGCTGTTGCCGTCGCGACTGCCGGTATGGTGGTCGCGGTGCAAACGGTGCCGGTTGCCTATGCCCAATCTGCCAGCCCGGTCATCATCCGGTCTGGTAATCATGACGGTTACGGACGGATCGTTGTTCAGTGGGACCGTAAAACTGACTATACCGCCGAAATTATCGGCAATCAGCTGGTGGTCCGGTTTAACCAGCCGCTGGTTGCTTCGTTAAGCGGTGTGGTTGATCCAATCAGCGATTACGTTTCCGACGCTTTTTTTGACCCCGATGGCCGCACCGTTGCCTTTGTCCTGCGCGATGATTTTGACGTTCGCGCCTTTAATGTCGGCAATAATGTGGTGCTCGATATCCTTGATAAAAAGGACCCGGAACCGGCACCTCAACCCGCTGCCAATCCGGCACCAACACCAACAAATCCAGCCCCTGCCGAAAGCCCGACGGCCAATACTCCGCCTGCACCGGCAGGTAATCGGGCCGGGGCGACAGGCGGCAATTTGCCAACCCCGGTTCCTAAACCGTCCCAGCCCGCGCAATCTTCTCAACCGGTGCAAACTACCCCTGCAACGCCTGCGCAACCGGCACCCCAGCCCGCACAATCGGCACCTGCACCGGCCACACCGGATGCCAGCGGGCAAAATGTGCCCGGGCTGGAAATTCGTGTCGGGCGGCATCCGACATTTTACCGTCTGGTGTTTGACTGGCCGAAAAACGTGAATTACTCGGTTTCCGGAACTGACGGGCAAAATAACATCGTGTTTGACAGCCCGGCAAAAATTGACGATGTGGCAACATCGCGCCGGTTGCCCCGTGGTGTGACTCTGACGCAAACCGGCACAACACCGCTTTCTGTGCAAATTGCAACCGACCCGGCGCGCAGCCTGCGGCATTTCCGTTCGGGCACCAAGGTCGTGGTCGATATTATGGGGGTCAATGGCTCCCCCCAGGGCGATGAAACCCCGCCTTCTGCACGGCGGGCCCCATCTGCTGGCAATAATACGACCTCTCAGCCCATTACGCCGCCCAATGCACCGCCTGCCGGTTCTGCGTCGGCCACATCCTCTGCCGGGACATCAAAACCGGCTGAAAACGGGGCGGATGGCAGTGCCGCAGCCAATAGCAACACAAATGAACCGCGTAAACTCGGCCCGTCTGCCAGCGGCACGGCGACATCCGGGGCGCCTGAGAGTGCCAGCGCCGAAGGGCAGGCCCCCGCTGTTGAAAGTATTGGTAAAATTCAGGTCGGGGTGACGCAGGATGCGGCCAAGCTGGAACTGACCTTTCCCTTTGGTCGGCCTACCGGGGCAGCGATTTGGGATCGGGCCGGGTTTTTGTGGCTGGCCTTTGATACCCGGGCCGAATTGGATCTGAGCCGCGTTCGCCGCGAAGCCAACGCGGTGATTGGCGTTATTGAACAGCTTGATAGTCCGCAAGGCACGCTGGTGCGCATGACCATCCCCGAAGGTGTTGGGCTGATTACCCGCCAGGACGAATTGGGCGGCTGGGTTGTCACGATGGAAGCCGGGCAGTTACAGCCGGTTGAACGCCTGGGCCCGACCATCGAGCTTGATAACGATACCAAGGCCCGGTTGGCGGTGCCCCTGACCGGCATTCACGGTACCATGACCGTACAGGACCCAGAAGTGGGCGATACCCTGCGTGTCGTGCCCACAACCCAGCCTGGTTATGGCATTGAAAGTGCCCTGCATTACCCGGAATTTGATGTGCTGCCGTCTTTTCAGGGGGTGGTGGTCGCCCCGGTCAATAACCGGGTTCAGGTTTCGCACCGGGCGGGGACAGCCAATCAGGGGCAAATTAACGATCCCTCGGCCCCAGCCACACGCGGCGAGGCGGTGGTGGTTACGGCTGATGACGGGCTGAATATTTCGCCCGAAGGCGCACGGCTGCTGGCATCGGCAACCGGGGTGCGCGCGCGGACCGGTGACGCCGATGAAGGCCGCATTTTCGACCTTGATAAGTGGCGTCGTGGCGGGCTGGATAATTATAATCAGGCCTTGCCCGCCCTGTTGCGCGAAGTGGTCAATAGCGGTGACGAACATCGCAATAAGGCCCGCCTTGATATTGCCCGTTATTATGTTGCCAATGGCCTGGGCCCCGAAGCCAATGCCATGATCGAAATGATGGAACATGACGATCCGCTGATTGGTCAAAAGTCGGAATTTCGCGCCCTGAAAGGCGCGGCCAAGTTCCTCAATGGACAATATGAAGAGGCAGACCGCCTTTTGAATGATCCGCGTTTTGGCGATTTGACAGAAGTTAAATTGTGGCGTGCGGTGAATAACGCGGCGCGCGGCCGCCCCAATGAAGGGGCACGCGACCTGATGGACTCCATTCATCTGCTGGATAAATATCCGCCAGAGCTTTTGATGCGTTTGGGGCCGATTGCTGCTGAACAGGCCCTGCTTGTCCGTAATCCCAAGGCCGGGATGGAGGTCATTCGCAAGGTTCTCGAAACCCCGGAAGCCCCGAAAAACAAGATCCTGGATGTCGAATATCTTAAGGGGTTGTTTGAGCAGGAAGCCGGCCAGTTTGACGAAGCGATTGCAACCTGGGACAAAGTGGCCAATGGCGATAACCGCAAGGCCCGTGCACACGCCATTTTTGACCGCACCGAATTGCTGATGAAATTAAAGCGGCTGACGGTCGAAGATGCCATCGCTCAGCTTGAAAAGCTGCGCTTTGCCTGGCGCGGCGATGATTTTGAACTGGCCGTGTTGCGCCGGTTGGGCAATTTGCAAATCGAAGCCAAGCATTACCGCGATGGACTGAAAACCCTGCGTCAGGCGGCTATTTTCTTCCCCGATAGCCCGTCTACCCCGTCGATAACCGAGAAAATGCACAAAACGTTCGAGGATCTTTATCTCGGCGACGATATTAACAATATTTCGGCCATCAAGGCGGTTGCCCTGTATGACGAATTCCGCGAACTGACCCCGGCAGGCGATAAGGGCGATGAACTGATCCGCCGTCTGGCAGACCGCATGGTGAGCGTGGAGCTGTTTGGCCGGGCCGAGGATCTGTTGCTTCATCAAATCGATTTCCGCCTGACTGGCCATGAAAAGGCGCGGGTGGCGGCACGTTTGGCCCTTGTTTATCTACTCGATAACAAACCCAAACAGGCACTTGATGTGCTGGATTCCAGTGACAGCCCCGAGCTTGGCGATGATCTGGTGCGCCAGCGCCTTCATTTGCGTGCCCGTGCCCTGCTCGATACCGATCAGGGCGAGGAAGCCATGAAGCTTCTGGCTGACGATATGTCGGACGAGGCGGAATTTTTGCGAATCGAATATTACAGAAAACAGAAAAATTACGGTGCAATGGCCGATAGCTTCCAGCGTCTGGTCGGAAGTGACCCGGCGAATATCGTTGACGGCTTTAGCGACCAGCGTGCGCAATATGTGTTGAATTGGGCAATCAACCTGGCAATGGCCGGGCGCGAACGCGAGCTTGATATGGTCAAGCGTCGTTATGGCGGGTTGATGTCGCAGGGACCATACGCCAAGGGCTTTGATCTGATCACATCGGCGCCAACACGGGGCTTGATTGATTATCGTTCGATCGGCAACGAGATCAAGGAAGTCGAGGATTTCAAGGGATTCCTTGGTAACTACCGGGACCAATTGGAAAAAACCCAGCTGAGTGCCATCAATTAG
- a CDS encoding tetratricopeptide repeat protein has protein sequence MDRALKMVYYDEQDVEHDIFAQLNLALKNFRGIGMPRDESATRRILDQIHRQSRAFAAVCYGFMRSKGIGVSRDSGEGQQWYREAAYWFREEAEAGEGTSANNLGYLYAKGLGVPENPDMAADWFRDAADRGSPVATYNLGVCYLNGWGVERDDSKAVELLQSACDKNDVAAASVLAYLYLEGRGVKRDPAKSFEFNLQAARAGSVEAASALGYAFGVGLGAERDIDASISWFELAASEGDAYAQANLAMYFCHSPELKLFNRGWQMLTMACDQGDVSAKYQMTQILIFGVKHREPDYSKALDLAMDLAELSHPGGYHLIGVMYEHGLGVPVDMKRAASWYERAARKGSANGQSALGRLYAIGNGVDQDNIQAYYWLKMAAPAVNTHAYREFEAVRARMSKDEIQRADQLFVKDPVPRRAQVGLRTIN, from the coding sequence ATGGATCGCGCACTTAAAATGGTCTATTATGACGAACAGGATGTCGAACACGACATCTTTGCGCAGTTGAATCTTGCCCTGAAAAATTTCCGTGGCATCGGTATGCCGCGTGATGAATCTGCCACCCGCCGCATCCTTGATCAAATCCACCGTCAAAGCCGGGCATTTGCCGCTGTCTGTTATGGTTTCATGCGCAGCAAGGGCATCGGTGTCAGCCGTGACTCCGGCGAAGGCCAGCAATGGTATCGCGAGGCGGCTTACTGGTTCCGCGAAGAAGCCGAAGCAGGCGAGGGGACATCGGCCAATAACCTTGGTTATCTTTATGCCAAGGGCTTGGGCGTGCCCGAAAATCCCGATATGGCGGCCGACTGGTTCCGGGATGCAGCTGACCGTGGTTCTCCTGTTGCGACCTATAATCTTGGTGTTTGCTATTTGAATGGCTGGGGCGTTGAACGCGACGACAGCAAAGCGGTCGAGCTTCTTCAGTCGGCCTGCGACAAAAATGATGTCGCGGCGGCCAGTGTTCTCGCCTATCTCTATCTTGAAGGGCGCGGTGTTAAACGCGACCCCGCCAAATCCTTTGAATTCAATTTGCAGGCAGCCCGTGCCGGTAGTGTCGAGGCGGCATCTGCCCTGGGTTATGCCTTTGGCGTTGGCCTGGGCGCGGAACGCGATATTGATGCCTCGATCAGCTGGTTTGAACTTGCCGCAAGCGAGGGTGATGCCTACGCCCAGGCAAATCTTGCCATGTATTTCTGCCACAGCCCGGAACTGAAACTGTTTAACCGTGGCTGGCAAATGCTGACGATGGCCTGTGACCAGGGCGACGTTTCGGCCAAATATCAGATGACGCAAATTCTTATTTTTGGCGTCAAACATCGCGAACCTGATTACAGCAAGGCGCTGGATCTGGCGATGGACCTGGCCGAGCTTAGCCATCCGGGTGGTTATCACCTGATTGGGGTGATGTATGAACATGGCCTTGGCGTGCCGGTAGACATGAAACGTGCCGCAAGCTGGTATGAACGTGCCGCCCGCAAGGGATCAGCCAATGGTCAGTCGGCTTTGGGGCGTCTGTATGCCATTGGCAATGGTGTCGATCAGGATAATATTCAGGCCTATTACTGGCTTAAAATGGCGGCTCCGGCGGTGAATACCCATGCTTATCGCGAATTCGAGGCCGTCCGCGCCCGCATGAGCAAGGATGAAATTCAGCGCGCCGATCAGCTTTTTGTCAAAGATCCGGTCCCGCGCCGCGCCCAGGTTGGTTTACGCACCATAAATTGA
- the fliP gene encoding flagellar type III secretion system pore protein FliP (The bacterial flagellar biogenesis protein FliP forms a type III secretion system (T3SS)-type pore required for flagellar assembly.), whose amino-acid sequence MTTLKKLALWSLLPLIAVLAGGDVAHAQSFNLDLGDGPGVTSTGRMIQLIGLITVLSLAPAILVMVTSFTRIIVVLGLLRTALGIQQSPPNQVMVSLALFLTLFIMMPTMERSWDEGLQPMINGDIDEFEGMNRAIKPVHDFMMTQVRDRDLELFVNMAKVTVSNPDDIPLRALVPAFMISELRRAFEIGFLLFIPFLIIDMVVASILMSMGMMMLPPVVISLPFKLIFFVLVDGWYLISGSLVQSFGGG is encoded by the coding sequence ATGACGACCCTTAAAAAGCTGGCCTTATGGTCGCTTTTGCCGCTCATTGCCGTGCTGGCAGGCGGGGATGTGGCCCATGCCCAGTCCTTTAATCTGGACCTCGGCGACGGGCCCGGCGTGACCTCGACCGGGCGGATGATCCAGCTGATCGGACTGATTACGGTTCTGAGCCTGGCCCCGGCCATTCTGGTAATGGTGACATCCTTTACCCGCATCATTGTAGTTCTGGGCCTGTTGCGTACCGCCCTTGGCATTCAGCAATCCCCGCCCAACCAGGTTATGGTCAGCCTGGCACTGTTTTTAACATTGTTCATTATGATGCCAACAATGGAACGGTCATGGGATGAAGGCCTTCAACCCATGATCAATGGCGATATTGACGAATTTGAAGGCATGAACCGGGCCATCAAACCGGTACATGACTTCATGATGACGCAGGTGCGCGACCGCGATTTGGAACTTTTCGTCAATATGGCAAAAGTCACCGTCAGCAATCCTGATGACATCCCGCTGCGCGCCCTGGTCCCGGCTTTCATGATCAGCGAATTGCGCCGCGCCTTTGAAATCGGCTTTTTGCTGTTCATTCCGTTCCTGATCATCGACATGGTGGTTGCCAGTATCCTGATGTCGATGGGCATGATGATGCTGCCGCCTGTCGTGATCTCGCTGCCGTTCAAGCTGATCTTTTTCGTCCTGGTGGATGGCTGGTATCTTATTTCCGGGTCGCTGGTACAAAGTTTCGGCGGCGGGTAG